One window of Bdellovibrio sp. GT3 genomic DNA carries:
- a CDS encoding ABC transporter ATP-binding protein, producing MSVLLVENLNKTFKGGLFEKDRHVLQNVSFQLPEGQTTGFVGSNGAGKTTTIKCIFDFIRPDSGRIDFFGAPLSSESKTRIGYLPERPYLYEFLTGMEFLRLHWNLCYGLTQKDFIERAHEALKKVDLFDARDRRLRTYSKGMLQRAGIAQAILTRPDLLILDEPMSGLDPDGRALVKDILREEQKRGVTLFFSSHLLQDMEELCSRLVVVNKGKIIYEGALPQFMAEFQSLEKAFQVLKNREAGNV from the coding sequence ATGTCAGTACTTCTTGTTGAAAATTTAAATAAGACTTTCAAGGGCGGGCTTTTCGAAAAAGATCGCCACGTATTGCAAAATGTTTCCTTTCAACTTCCAGAAGGTCAGACGACCGGTTTCGTCGGAAGTAACGGAGCAGGAAAAACCACCACCATTAAATGCATCTTCGACTTTATTCGTCCCGACAGCGGACGAATCGATTTCTTTGGTGCCCCTTTAAGCAGTGAATCCAAAACTCGTATCGGGTATTTGCCCGAGCGCCCTTATTTGTATGAGTTTTTGACGGGGATGGAATTTTTGCGACTTCATTGGAATCTTTGTTATGGTCTGACTCAGAAAGACTTTATCGAAAGAGCCCACGAAGCCCTAAAAAAAGTGGACTTGTTTGATGCCCGTGACCGCAGATTGCGTACCTACTCCAAAGGGATGCTGCAAAGAGCGGGGATCGCACAGGCTATTCTGACCCGTCCGGATCTTTTGATTTTGGATGAGCCCATGTCGGGATTGGATCCCGATGGCCGTGCATTGGTGAAGGATATTCTGCGCGAAGAGCAAAAGCGTGGGGTCACCCTTTTCTTCAGCAGCCATTTACTTCAGGACATGGAGGAATTGTGTTCCCGTCTAGTGGTGGTGAATAAAGGCAAAATTATCTATGAAGGGGCTCTTCCTCAGTTTATGGCGGAGTTTCAAAGCTTGGAAAAAGCCTTCCAGGTGCTTAAGAATCGTGAGGCTGGCAATGTCTAA